From a region of the Streptomyces sp. NBC_01454 genome:
- a CDS encoding cellulose-binding protein, translated as MSASVSPHGFETVRGRGYRPEDVDRRVEGISVDRDSCWERAARLTVLSHEMEAELTELRAYVAQLPPQTFESLGREARLIFTTAQSEAARLRAGAEREARQAGDEAAAYADEVRDVAERAAYALRTEAEAWGRRTEEAARGEAAELAVTAAQEAAELRDDAAEALAQVRARTAQLLCDQEKRQSQEWDAAGQELAEREAETDRLLIDFDARGKAARADAQRRYAEAEEEARHRQEDADGRAAGMLAQARAEVERIERASERIVAAHDAERAEVRVHMAHVRTSLAALTGKTPVPEEHDAGTEEAGESGRGARPGRFTGSDAEDTVETQVPRSRGSADS; from the coding sequence ATGAGTGCATCGGTTTCGCCTCACGGGTTCGAGACCGTACGAGGGCGCGGCTACCGGCCGGAGGACGTGGACCGTCGCGTGGAGGGGATCTCGGTCGACCGCGACTCCTGCTGGGAGCGCGCCGCACGGCTCACCGTCCTGTCCCACGAGATGGAGGCCGAACTCACCGAGCTGCGCGCCTATGTGGCGCAGCTGCCGCCGCAGACCTTCGAGTCCCTCGGCAGAGAGGCCCGGCTGATCTTCACGACCGCGCAGTCCGAGGCGGCGCGGCTGCGGGCCGGGGCGGAGCGGGAGGCCCGGCAGGCCGGCGACGAGGCCGCCGCCTACGCGGACGAGGTCCGGGACGTCGCCGAGCGGGCGGCGTACGCCCTGCGCACCGAGGCGGAGGCGTGGGGCCGGCGCACGGAGGAGGCGGCGCGCGGTGAGGCCGCGGAGCTGGCGGTCACGGCGGCCCAGGAGGCCGCGGAGCTGCGGGACGACGCGGCCGAGGCGCTGGCGCAGGTGCGCGCGCGGACCGCGCAGCTGCTGTGCGACCAGGAGAAGCGGCAGTCCCAGGAGTGGGACGCGGCCGGGCAGGAGCTGGCGGAGCGGGAGGCGGAGACCGACCGGCTCCTCATCGACTTCGACGCCCGGGGGAAGGCCGCCCGGGCCGACGCCCAGCGGCGGTACGCGGAGGCGGAGGAGGAGGCCCGCCACCGCCAGGAGGACGCCGACGGCCGCGCCGCCGGAATGCTGGCCCAGGCCCGCGCCGAGGTGGAACGCATCGAGCGGGCCTCGGAGCGGATCGTGGCCGCCCATGACGCGGAGCGGGCGGAGGTCCGGGTCCACATGGCCCACGTCCGCACCAGCCTGGCGGCGCTCACCGGGAAGACGCCGGTGCCCGAGGAGCACGACGCGGGCACGGAGGAGGCGGGGGAGAGCGGACGTGGCGCTCGCCCCGGCCGGTTCACGGGCTCCGACGCGGAGGACACCGTCGAGACGCAGGTGCCCCGCAGCCGCGGCAGCGCGGACTCCTGA
- a CDS encoding LCP family protein: MTLLVLVLLVVAGGAWLYLWAEGNLRHVSALGGYAGRPAAGKGTNWLLVGSDSRSELTPQQRKDLHVGNDRVQNTDTIMVLHSGEHGPTLVSLPRDSYVPIPGHGSRKINEAYADGGPQLLTRTVEQATGLRIDRYAEVNFLGFVQIVDALNGVRLCLDKPLKDEKSGADFPAGCRRMNGTEALAYVRARYADPDGDLGRVKRQRQLIGAVADGMASSDVYLDPSRSKRVLDASLAALRVDDDADVAQLLGMGRSMRQISSGAGTATTVPVMRPGVMVSGVGSVLPWKENGASRLFQALRDDDRIPTSADK; encoded by the coding sequence GTGACCCTGCTGGTGCTGGTGCTCCTGGTGGTCGCGGGCGGGGCCTGGCTCTACCTCTGGGCCGAGGGCAATCTGCGGCACGTGTCCGCGCTGGGCGGCTACGCCGGGCGGCCGGCCGCGGGCAAGGGCACGAACTGGCTGCTGGTCGGCTCCGACAGCCGCAGTGAGCTGACCCCGCAGCAGCGCAAGGACCTGCACGTCGGCAACGACCGGGTGCAGAACACCGACACGATCATGGTGCTGCACTCCGGCGAGCACGGCCCCACGCTGGTCAGCCTGCCGCGGGACAGCTACGTACCGATACCGGGCCACGGCAGCCGGAAGATCAACGAGGCCTATGCCGACGGCGGACCGCAGCTGCTCACCCGAACGGTGGAGCAGGCGACCGGACTGCGCATCGACCGCTATGCCGAGGTGAACTTCCTGGGCTTCGTGCAGATCGTGGACGCGCTGAACGGGGTGCGGCTGTGTCTGGACAAGCCGTTGAAGGACGAGAAGTCGGGGGCGGACTTCCCGGCCGGCTGCCGGCGGATGAACGGCACCGAGGCACTGGCGTACGTCCGCGCCCGGTATGCCGACCCCGACGGAGACCTCGGACGGGTGAAGCGCCAGCGGCAGCTGATCGGCGCGGTGGCGGACGGGATGGCGTCCTCGGACGTGTACCTCGACCCGTCCCGGTCCAAGCGGGTACTGGATGCCTCGCTGGCGGCGCTGAGGGTGGACGACGACGCGGATGTGGCGCAGTTGCTGGGTATGGGCAGGTCGATGCGGCAGATCTCATCGGGCGCGGGGACGGCGACGACGGTGCCGGTGATGCGGCCCGGAGTGATGGTCAGTGGTGTCGGCTCGGTCCTGCCGTGGAAGGAGAACGGGGCGAGCCGGTTGTTCCAGGCCCTGCGCGACGATGATCGGATTCCGACTTCTGCCGATAAATGA
- a CDS encoding sensor histidine kinase, producing MTATGASDEGVGARGAPVNGPVNGPWWWARRRSAVLDVFLAAASALECVFEGAKFADESQLPELVGLLLGLLAGSVLLVRRRWPVVVVLVSIAVMPAEMGGLLGVVGLYTLAASDLPRRITALLAGMSVVGSWVTTYLNVQQGMAGQQDFRPPLWFAPVTSVAMGLLLTAPPVLWGLYIGARRRLVESLRERADGLERELSLLADRAEERAEWARNEERTRIAREMHDVVAHRVSLMVVHAAALQAVALKDPEKASRNAGLVGDMGRQALTELREMLGVLRTAEGPAVRGASAPAAPERLAAVASRAGAQVTERDRPAEPPAKPSGGVAAAAAESLAAGLASAGAHVPEQRAGEAAAEGPHLAELADLVGQSRAAGMAVELMVDEDAGGEAAAEAGCRYAARVERTVYRVVQEALTNVHKHAPGAQARVRLAHRDGELAVQVENGPGESGAAGAGLPSGGNGLVGMRERVTALGGVFVSGPTETGGFRVSAVLPVSSVAA from the coding sequence ATGACCGCGACGGGGGCAAGTGACGAAGGCGTGGGCGCGCGGGGTGCGCCGGTGAACGGACCGGTGAACGGGCCGTGGTGGTGGGCCCGGCGGCGGAGCGCCGTACTGGATGTGTTTCTGGCGGCGGCATCCGCGCTGGAGTGTGTGTTCGAGGGAGCGAAATTCGCGGACGAGTCGCAGCTGCCCGAGCTGGTCGGGCTGTTGCTCGGTCTGCTGGCGGGGTCGGTACTGCTGGTGCGACGGCGGTGGCCGGTGGTGGTGGTGCTGGTCTCGATCGCGGTGATGCCCGCGGAGATGGGCGGGCTGCTGGGCGTGGTGGGGCTGTACACGCTCGCCGCGTCGGACCTGCCGCGCCGGATCACCGCGCTGCTGGCGGGGATGTCGGTGGTGGGGTCGTGGGTGACGACGTACCTCAACGTGCAGCAGGGGATGGCCGGGCAGCAGGATTTCCGTCCGCCGCTGTGGTTCGCGCCGGTGACCTCGGTGGCGATGGGGCTGCTGCTGACGGCGCCGCCGGTGCTGTGGGGCCTGTACATCGGCGCCCGGCGGCGGCTGGTGGAGAGCCTGCGGGAGCGGGCGGACGGCCTGGAGCGGGAGCTGTCGCTGCTGGCCGACCGGGCCGAGGAGCGCGCCGAGTGGGCCCGTAACGAGGAGCGCACCCGCATCGCGCGCGAGATGCACGACGTGGTCGCGCACCGGGTGAGCCTGATGGTGGTGCACGCGGCCGCACTGCAGGCGGTGGCGCTGAAGGACCCGGAGAAGGCGTCGCGGAACGCGGGGCTGGTCGGCGACATGGGGCGCCAGGCGCTGACCGAGCTGCGGGAGATGCTGGGGGTGCTGCGGACGGCCGAGGGGCCGGCGGTGCGGGGCGCTTCGGCGCCGGCCGCGCCCGAGCGGCTGGCGGCGGTGGCCTCCCGGGCGGGGGCGCAGGTGACGGAGCGGGACCGGCCGGCGGAGCCGCCCGCGAAGCCGTCCGGGGGCGTGGCCGCAGCCGCGGCGGAGTCCTTGGCCGCCGGCCTGGCGTCCGCCGGGGCACATGTGCCGGAGCAGCGGGCCGGGGAGGCGGCGGCCGAGGGGCCGCACCTCGCGGAGCTGGCGGATCTGGTGGGGCAGTCCCGGGCGGCCGGCATGGCGGTCGAGCTGATGGTCGACGAGGACGCCGGGGGCGAGGCGGCGGCCGAGGCCGGGTGCCGCTACGCGGCGCGCGTGGAGCGGACCGTCTACCGCGTGGTCCAGGAAGCGCTCACCAATGTGCACAAGCACGCGCCGGGTGCGCAGGCGCGGGTGCGGCTGGCGCACCGGGACGGCGAACTCGCGGTCCAGGTGGAGAACGGCCCCGGCGAGAGCGGCGCCGCCGGCGCCGGGCTGCCGAGCGGCGGCAACGGCCTGGTGGGGATGCGGGAGCGGGTGACGGCGCTGGGCGGCGTCTTCGTCTCCGGCCCGACCGAGACCGGTGGCTTCCGGGTGTCGGCGGTCCTGCCGGTGTCCTCGGTGGCGGCCTGA
- a CDS encoding SMI1/KNR4 family protein, protein MTTGPQGLGALPGPRAAGHAAPPNAAYAGQVVHFPDPVRAARYPAGVRMDAHGFPEFTPYARAAAEIAEPPEGFGVDELRLTDYVSANAALHAQGHELWIDVPAVATPHGWTWHHVAGTRRMELVPVEVKALLRHHGGLATAAVAHDRRGTRPLQETRPAHFGLPHRDLSVGEEALAQAEESLGYRLPEAYRAFLKAAGGCAPVGAALDAELGLLVDQPFFTVRDDAAVNDLVYVNKCLRDHFTKDYLGVAFVQGGVVAVKVRGEALGSVWFCPYDDARDQDGWTVQERVERLLLPCGADFDDFLLRLAGNPPELETVADLMVDGGFAYQVAVGG, encoded by the coding sequence ATGACGACAGGTCCGCAAGGGCTGGGGGCACTCCCCGGCCCCCGCGCGGCGGGACATGCCGCGCCACCGAACGCGGCCTATGCCGGGCAGGTCGTACATTTTCCGGATCCGGTGCGTGCCGCGCGCTACCCGGCCGGGGTGCGGATGGACGCCCACGGCTTCCCGGAGTTCACGCCGTACGCGCGCGCCGCGGCGGAGATCGCCGAGCCGCCGGAGGGCTTCGGCGTCGACGAGCTGCGGCTGACGGACTATGTGTCGGCGAACGCCGCGCTGCACGCGCAGGGGCACGAGCTGTGGATAGATGTGCCGGCGGTGGCCACCCCGCACGGCTGGACCTGGCATCACGTGGCCGGTACCCGGCGGATGGAGCTGGTGCCGGTCGAGGTGAAGGCGCTGCTGCGGCATCACGGCGGGCTGGCGACGGCCGCGGTGGCGCACGACCGGCGCGGCACCCGGCCGTTGCAGGAGACCCGGCCGGCGCACTTCGGGCTGCCGCACCGCGATCTGTCGGTGGGTGAGGAAGCGCTGGCACAGGCCGAGGAGTCGCTGGGCTACCGGCTGCCGGAGGCCTATCGCGCGTTCCTGAAGGCGGCGGGCGGGTGCGCGCCGGTGGGCGCGGCGCTCGACGCGGAGTTGGGGCTGCTGGTCGACCAGCCGTTCTTCACGGTGCGCGACGACGCGGCGGTCAACGATCTGGTCTATGTGAACAAGTGCCTGCGGGACCACTTCACCAAGGACTACCTGGGGGTGGCGTTCGTGCAGGGCGGGGTGGTCGCGGTGAAGGTGCGCGGCGAGGCGCTCGGTTCGGTGTGGTTCTGCCCGTACGACGACGCGCGGGACCAGGACGGCTGGACGGTGCAGGAGCGCGTGGAGCGGCTGCTGTTGCCGTGCGGCGCGGACTTCGACGACTTTCTGCTCCGGCTGGCGGGCAATCCGCCGGAGCTGGAGACCGTGGCGGACCTGATGGTCGACGGCGGTTTCGCGTACCAGGTTGCGGTGGGGGGCTGA
- a CDS encoding YwqJ-related putative deaminase, producing MSTTARHHNAAGDPRIGWSGTADTHRAPALHHRRDGILPTVGAALSVRGQTLTCTASKAEQPPTLHPLVQDFLDALPTAQRERFTGRCPEAVLLSRHLTAVEANRGKRASRKPLTNGEARRSLKHSKITARHIREDGDPRHGSYAPPCRSCDALLAHFGVMPVGATPTGS from the coding sequence ATGAGCACCACCGCACGCCACCACAACGCAGCCGGCGACCCCCGCATCGGCTGGAGCGGCACCGCCGACACCCATCGCGCGCCCGCCCTCCACCACCGCCGCGACGGCATCCTCCCCACCGTCGGCGCCGCCCTGTCAGTACGCGGACAAACCCTCACCTGCACCGCGAGCAAGGCGGAACAGCCGCCCACGCTCCACCCCCTGGTCCAGGATTTCCTCGACGCGCTCCCCACCGCACAGCGCGAACGTTTCACCGGACGCTGCCCCGAAGCCGTCCTGCTCTCCCGCCACCTCACCGCCGTCGAGGCCAACCGCGGCAAGCGCGCCTCCCGCAAGCCGCTGACCAATGGCGAAGCCCGCCGTTCCCTGAAACACTCCAAGATCACCGCACGCCATATCCGCGAGGACGGCGACCCCCGGCACGGCAGTTACGCCCCGCCGTGCCGCTCCTGCGACGCACTCCTCGCCCACTTCGGCGTCATGCCCGTCGGCGCGACGCCCACAGGAAGCTGA
- a CDS encoding SUKH-3 domain-containing protein — MPTTPGPRTAAHDHGDSTRFPAAVDVALQDAGWHPGRWDIKQAEHWADTLRAHTSPAGHRHTVFPAAVEVWAEFGALHITGPGPGRHIAPAPFVLDPLHGLHLARTLGDLGRALETDVAPLGREELTAPDGTTYGQAALAIDAEGRVYSLDHTGDWYLGPDIDAALGMLVLGSRPTRLAPHAAG, encoded by the coding sequence ATGCCGACCACCCCCGGCCCCCGCACCGCCGCCCACGACCACGGCGACTCCACCCGGTTTCCCGCCGCCGTCGACGTCGCGCTCCAGGACGCCGGCTGGCACCCCGGCCGCTGGGACATAAAGCAGGCGGAACACTGGGCCGACACCCTGCGCGCCCACACCTCGCCCGCGGGCCACCGCCACACCGTCTTCCCGGCCGCCGTCGAGGTCTGGGCCGAATTCGGCGCCCTGCACATCACCGGCCCGGGTCCCGGCCGCCACATCGCCCCCGCCCCCTTCGTGCTCGACCCCCTGCACGGCCTCCACCTCGCCCGCACCCTCGGCGACCTCGGCCGCGCCCTGGAGACGGATGTGGCCCCGCTCGGCCGCGAGGAACTCACCGCCCCGGACGGCACCACGTACGGCCAGGCCGCCCTCGCCATCGACGCCGAGGGCCGGGTCTACAGCCTCGACCACACCGGCGACTGGTACCTGGGGCCCGACATCGACGCCGCGCTGGGGATGCTGGTGCTGGGCAGCCGGCCCACCCGGCTCGCGCCGCACGCGGCCGGCTGA
- a CDS encoding SUKH-4 family immunity protein, which translates to MVTFAQAQERAELWANGEVPPQLHREVQVREFDLGFVAWAEDRAGGPSTGGGRARLVIARDSGETTLWPGLPVGEVIRRYEEAYGAPADGGYAAPEPPQRIDLEATSFLLTPPEWLQEAADARGAAERRAAEGTGAAGPAPAPAPIPPPATAAAPPAADAWAGVNVNAADGGPARDGAGSPDSAAPASWDGADTTHGAGGEDRSVGLPQTVFAPPLAGFDEADDTPSAPRARPEAKTELLQGGSQLPRTQIAPALDLPAAEGGPAGRLRPAGGPGDGVLPPPVPSAPPAAAGLSALPPPSGPPVTDVPPPPGAGGSAAAEPGVPPPPAPPAPPVGGGVHAAATMLADGSALPGNAAAGPPPPGPPGVGRGGAPQEAPEADAHQAAPAGGYIPTQLVSQLDAADVDLSAVDGLDGTGKTGGSEGAGTTPDTGAPASGGARSGGVHAAATMLADGAALQVPPPAAGGPGAAGGPGVPPPPGPPGVPGAPKPPGPPGKPGASGKSGASAGAQPPGGQGGPPPPPAPPAVGGTGGGVHAAATMLADGAALAAGSGGPVGSGAPGVPGVPHAAGPGVPPPGVPTAPPGPPPAPHGAQGAGAPVPGQGAGGPGAYGYPPAPGGQPTVGPGYMAVLSYRAPDGSEQKIVRRSAPGTPHPEWQLLHELRGMNVPPQQVLELHTELECCDLPGGYCARMIRDNWPQVRISHTAAYGRDHASRQQGVRHLVEHQGELHQVADGPARPAPVRVPLPHPSQVQPIPPVPPQMIGQELEQAFGPQGIFRFEQRAVSRHGVPDVVAQMLVWAGLPVDFGPFFWAQAQPGRPVPTLAELAAERMVQPAPDAGSYLVMGNDFGRQLCVQYGSAHIVAVPMEAGPGGAPATAQFVNSGLPEFVRALAMLGRMWRLRYGLTPEQAGRWTVDFQAQLVALDPPALGSPETWWSVLLEQMWDGLL; encoded by the coding sequence GTGGTGACATTCGCGCAGGCGCAGGAGCGCGCGGAGCTGTGGGCGAACGGCGAGGTGCCGCCGCAGCTCCACCGTGAGGTACAGGTGCGGGAGTTCGACCTGGGCTTCGTGGCCTGGGCCGAGGACCGGGCGGGAGGCCCGTCGACGGGCGGCGGCCGGGCCCGGCTGGTGATCGCCCGGGACAGCGGGGAGACCACGCTGTGGCCGGGACTGCCGGTCGGCGAGGTGATCCGGCGCTACGAGGAGGCGTACGGCGCCCCCGCGGACGGCGGGTACGCCGCGCCGGAGCCGCCGCAGCGGATCGACCTGGAGGCCACCTCGTTCCTGCTGACGCCGCCGGAATGGCTCCAGGAGGCGGCCGACGCGCGAGGGGCAGCGGAGCGGCGGGCAGCGGAAGGCACGGGAGCCGCAGGACCGGCCCCGGCCCCGGCCCCGATACCGCCGCCCGCGACCGCTGCCGCGCCCCCGGCCGCGGACGCCTGGGCCGGGGTGAACGTCAACGCCGCCGACGGCGGGCCCGCCCGGGACGGTGCCGGCTCGCCGGATTCCGCCGCGCCGGCCTCGTGGGACGGCGCGGACACGACGCACGGCGCGGGCGGCGAGGACCGCTCGGTGGGGCTGCCCCAGACCGTCTTCGCCCCGCCGCTGGCCGGTTTCGACGAGGCGGACGACACCCCGTCGGCGCCGCGGGCGCGCCCGGAGGCCAAGACCGAACTGCTCCAGGGCGGCAGCCAGTTGCCGCGTACGCAGATCGCGCCCGCGCTGGATCTGCCGGCCGCCGAGGGCGGTCCGGCGGGGCGGCTGCGTCCGGCCGGCGGGCCCGGTGACGGGGTGCTGCCGCCGCCGGTGCCGTCCGCGCCGCCGGCCGCCGCCGGCCTGTCCGCGCTGCCGCCGCCGTCCGGACCGCCGGTCACCGACGTGCCGCCCCCGCCGGGTGCCGGTGGATCCGCCGCGGCGGAACCGGGCGTTCCCCCTCCGCCTGCGCCGCCCGCACCGCCTGTGGGCGGCGGGGTGCATGCCGCGGCGACGATGCTCGCCGACGGCTCGGCGCTGCCCGGCAACGCCGCCGCGGGCCCGCCGCCTCCCGGTCCCCCCGGCGTCGGCCGGGGCGGCGCACCGCAGGAGGCGCCGGAGGCCGACGCCCACCAGGCCGCACCGGCCGGTGGCTACATCCCCACCCAGCTGGTGTCGCAGCTGGACGCCGCGGACGTGGATCTCAGCGCGGTGGACGGGCTGGACGGGACGGGGAAGACCGGCGGTTCCGAAGGTGCCGGCACCACCCCTGACACGGGGGCCCCCGCCTCGGGCGGTGCCCGCTCCGGCGGGGTGCATGCCGCCGCGACGATGCTCGCCGACGGCGCGGCCCTCCAGGTGCCGCCGCCCGCAGCGGGCGGTCCGGGCGCGGCCGGCGGCCCTGGTGTGCCCCCGCCGCCCGGCCCTCCGGGGGTGCCGGGCGCACCCAAGCCGCCCGGGCCGCCCGGGAAGCCGGGCGCGTCCGGGAAGTCCGGGGCGTCCGCGGGCGCTCAGCCCCCCGGCGGCCAGGGCGGTCCGCCTCCGCCGCCGGCCCCGCCCGCCGTGGGCGGTACGGGCGGCGGGGTGCACGCCGCCGCCACGATGCTCGCCGACGGCGCGGCGCTGGCCGCCGGCTCGGGCGGCCCGGTCGGCTCCGGTGCGCCGGGCGTGCCCGGAGTGCCGCACGCGGCCGGTCCCGGCGTGCCCCCGCCGGGGGTGCCCACGGCTCCGCCCGGCCCCCCGCCGGCCCCGCACGGGGCGCAGGGCGCGGGTGCGCCGGTCCCCGGCCAGGGTGCCGGCGGCCCCGGTGCGTACGGCTACCCGCCGGCGCCCGGCGGTCAGCCGACCGTCGGCCCCGGCTACATGGCCGTCCTGAGCTACCGCGCGCCGGACGGCTCCGAGCAGAAGATCGTGCGCCGCTCGGCGCCCGGGACGCCGCACCCCGAGTGGCAGCTGCTGCACGAGCTGCGCGGGATGAACGTGCCGCCGCAGCAGGTGCTGGAGCTGCACACCGAGCTGGAGTGCTGTGATCTGCCGGGCGGGTACTGCGCCCGGATGATCCGGGACAACTGGCCGCAGGTGCGGATCAGCCACACCGCCGCGTACGGCCGCGACCACGCCTCGCGCCAGCAGGGCGTACGGCACCTCGTCGAGCACCAGGGTGAGTTGCACCAGGTCGCGGACGGCCCGGCGCGGCCGGCTCCGGTACGGGTGCCGCTGCCGCACCCCTCGCAGGTGCAGCCGATACCGCCGGTGCCGCCGCAGATGATCGGGCAGGAGCTGGAGCAGGCCTTCGGGCCGCAGGGGATCTTCCGTTTCGAGCAGCGGGCGGTGTCCCGGCACGGGGTGCCCGACGTGGTGGCCCAGATGCTGGTGTGGGCCGGGCTGCCGGTCGACTTCGGGCCGTTCTTCTGGGCGCAGGCGCAGCCGGGCCGCCCGGTGCCGACGCTGGCGGAGCTGGCGGCGGAGCGCATGGTGCAGCCGGCCCCGGATGCCGGCTCGTATCTGGTGATGGGCAACGACTTCGGCCGTCAGCTGTGTGTGCAGTACGGGAGCGCGCACATCGTGGCGGTGCCGATGGAGGCCGGGCCGGGCGGTGCGCCCGCGACTGCGCAGTTCGTCAACTCCGGGCTGCCGGAGTTCGTGCGCGCCCTGGCGATGCTGGGGCGGATGTGGCGGCTGCGGTACGGGCTGACACCGGAGCAGGCGGGCCGCTGGACCGTCGACTTCCAGGCGCAGCTGGTCGCGCTGGACCCGCCCGCACTGGGCTCGCCGGAGACCTGGTGGTCGGTGCTGCTGGAACAGATGTGGGACGGGCTGCTGTAG